From the Natrarchaeobaculum aegyptiacum genome, one window contains:
- a CDS encoding ABC transporter ATP-binding protein, with the protein MTLLTIDGLQMYYRSEDGYVRAADDINLELERGQTLGLVGESGSGKTTIARSIIRLLPDNAEVVDGSIDFDGTEITDLTDRELRNQIRWQEVSMIPQNAMNGFDPVYTVGQQIVQVIRHHEDGVSKADAKERARALFDELGIDPDRVDDYPHQFSGGMAQRAMIALALCLEPRLILADEPTTALDVVIQDRILDTIKEMQAEYDSAMILITHDISVVSETSDRIAVCYGGRIVEQADAATIIKNPRHPYTLGLRNAFPDIGDSNDELISIPGTPPELVDPGEGCRFAPRCPFAEEECWEVTPEPEEYDDGHIVECHRADEADELRPLAEQRETWMGEEKPETAPIQGGDD; encoded by the coding sequence ATGACGCTACTCACAATCGACGGATTGCAGATGTACTACCGGAGCGAGGACGGATACGTCCGTGCCGCCGACGACATCAACCTCGAGCTCGAGCGCGGGCAGACACTCGGACTCGTCGGCGAGAGCGGCTCCGGAAAGACGACCATCGCCCGGTCGATCATCCGGCTGTTGCCGGACAACGCCGAGGTCGTCGACGGATCGATCGACTTCGACGGTACCGAGATCACCGACCTGACCGACCGGGAACTGCGCAACCAGATCCGATGGCAGGAGGTATCGATGATCCCGCAGAACGCGATGAACGGCTTCGACCCGGTCTACACCGTCGGCCAGCAGATCGTTCAGGTGATCAGACACCACGAAGACGGCGTCTCGAAGGCCGACGCGAAAGAGCGCGCCAGAGCGCTGTTCGACGAACTCGGCATCGACCCCGACCGCGTCGACGACTATCCCCACCAGTTCTCCGGTGGAATGGCCCAGCGAGCGATGATCGCACTGGCGCTGTGTCTCGAGCCACGGCTGATCCTCGCCGACGAGCCGACGACGGCACTGGACGTGGTGATCCAGGACCGCATCCTCGACACCATCAAGGAGATGCAAGCGGAGTACGACAGCGCGATGATCCTGATCACCCACGATATCTCGGTGGTCAGTGAAACTTCCGACCGAATCGCCGTCTGTTACGGGGGACGGATCGTCGAACAGGCCGACGCGGCCACGATCATCAAGAATCCCCGCCATCCCTACACGCTCGGACTGCGCAACGCGTTTCCCGACATCGGGGACTCGAACGACGAACTCATCTCGATCCCAGGTACGCCACCCGAACTCGTCGATCCGGGCGAAGGCTGTCGGTTCGCCCCCCGGTGTCCGTTCGCCGAAGAAGAGTGCTGGGAGGTCACGCCGGAACCCGAAGAGTACGACGACGGACACATCGTCGAGTGCCACCGCGCCGACGAGGCCGACGAACTCCGACCGCTCGCCGAACAGCGAGAGACGTGGATGGGCGAGGAGAAACCGGAAACAGCCCCCATTCAGGGAGGTGACGACTGA
- a CDS encoding ABC transporter ATP-binding protein encodes MSLTSETDERATQADDVKLRLENLDKHFAVNQGILSRILRGESSQYVHAVDDVSVEIADGEAFGLAGESGCGKTTLGKTAIKLTEPTNGRIIFDGEDVTDLSGGDLKAFRREAQVIHQNPYDSINPRFTVYEWVEEPLIVHDIGTPEEREARVLETLEMAGLEPPEAYAHEYPTELSGGERQRVGIARALVLEPSFLLADEPASMLDVSIRASILEVFERLQDELGLTALYISHDLSLLKHICDRIGIMYLGELVEVGPADEIIDNPQHPYTQALVSSVPRVDPDVDRERIELVGEVPDAVDVPSGCRFHPRCPKLIPPEDVDLEQDVWRAVANLRRDLLEDDLALADDETPTPAAIRAEYGVPDELSDSHVDEVLSAALETYTQSDEATLDRLREALESPCERGSIPTYQATGVQRSQCLLHDPDGPYQVE; translated from the coding sequence ATGTCGCTTACGTCCGAAACCGACGAGCGCGCAACGCAGGCCGACGACGTGAAACTCCGACTCGAGAACCTCGATAAACACTTCGCCGTCAATCAGGGTATCCTCTCGCGAATCCTCCGCGGAGAGTCCTCGCAGTACGTCCACGCTGTCGACGACGTCTCCGTCGAAATCGCCGACGGGGAAGCGTTCGGGCTGGCTGGCGAGTCCGGCTGTGGGAAGACGACCCTTGGAAAGACCGCCATCAAGCTGACCGAGCCCACGAACGGTCGGATCATCTTCGACGGCGAAGACGTCACCGACCTGAGCGGCGGTGACCTCAAGGCATTCCGACGAGAGGCCCAGGTGATCCACCAGAACCCGTACGACTCGATCAACCCCCGATTCACGGTCTACGAGTGGGTCGAAGAACCCCTCATCGTCCACGACATCGGCACGCCCGAAGAACGTGAAGCGCGCGTCCTCGAGACCCTCGAGATGGCCGGACTCGAGCCACCGGAGGCCTACGCCCACGAGTACCCGACAGAACTCAGCGGTGGTGAGCGCCAGCGGGTCGGCATCGCCCGCGCGCTGGTACTCGAGCCGTCGTTCCTGCTGGCTGACGAACCCGCGAGCATGCTCGACGTCTCGATCCGGGCGAGCATCCTCGAGGTCTTCGAACGGCTGCAGGACGAACTCGGCCTGACGGCGCTGTACATCAGCCACGACCTCTCGCTGTTGAAACACATCTGTGACCGCATCGGGATCATGTACCTCGGCGAGCTCGTCGAGGTCGGCCCCGCAGACGAGATCATCGACAATCCCCAGCACCCGTACACGCAGGCGCTGGTTTCGTCGGTCCCGCGGGTCGACCCCGACGTCGACCGCGAGCGCATCGAACTCGTTGGCGAGGTTCCCGACGCCGTCGACGTCCCCAGCGGCTGTCGCTTCCACCCCCGGTGCCCGAAGCTCATCCCACCGGAAGACGTCGACCTCGAGCAAGACGTCTGGCGAGCCGTCGCCAACCTCCGGCGCGACCTCCTCGAGGACGACCTCGCACTGGCCGACGACGAGACGCCCACCCCCGCAGCGATCCGGGCAGAGTACGGCGTTCCGGACGAACTCTCCGATTCCCACGTCGACGAGGTGCTCTCGGCGGCCCTCGAGACCTACACACAGAGCGACGAGGCGACGCTCGACCGGCTCAGGGAGGCACTCGAGAGCCCGTGTGAACGCGGCTCGATCCCGACGTATCAGGCCACTGGCGTCCAGCGCTCGCAGTGCCTGCTGCACGACCCCGACGGCCCATATCAGGTCGAGTAA
- a CDS encoding ABC transporter permease has product MGLREYIVRRILQLVFTLWAFVTLLFVLFRMVPGDPTTRFVMEYPTPEAREQRIEELGLNEPLHVQYIEYMSQLMRGEFGDSTHYREPVSELIFPLFLNTIVLMFTALIIAYTFGVIFGAAMGWLRGSRFERGGIVATLMARSSPEFWIGVILVWIFVFQLGVLPRSGIGGYGDELTMNVIDRYVNVDFLRHLILPALTGAIYYMATPALLMRNTMLEVLKADFIEIKKAEGLPERTVLYKHAARNSVLPLVTVVAIATGAAMGGSVIIETVFNWPGIGREMVASVTRNDYPVAMAAFFLMGTAVIVMNFVADLAYLYLDPRVKYE; this is encoded by the coding sequence ATGGGATTGAGAGAGTACATCGTCCGACGCATCCTCCAGCTCGTGTTTACGCTGTGGGCGTTCGTCACGCTCCTGTTCGTGTTGTTCAGGATGGTCCCGGGTGATCCGACGACGCGGTTCGTCATGGAGTATCCCACGCCCGAGGCACGGGAACAACGGATCGAAGAGCTCGGGCTCAACGAGCCGCTGCACGTCCAGTACATCGAATACATGAGTCAGCTCATGCGGGGGGAGTTCGGCGACTCGACACACTACCGGGAGCCAGTGAGCGAACTCATCTTTCCGCTGTTCCTCAACACGATCGTGCTCATGTTCACCGCGTTGATCATCGCCTATACGTTCGGCGTGATCTTCGGCGCGGCTATGGGTTGGTTGCGAGGCAGCCGCTTCGAACGCGGCGGTATCGTCGCCACGCTCATGGCCCGCTCGTCGCCAGAGTTCTGGATCGGCGTCATCCTAGTCTGGATCTTCGTCTTCCAGCTCGGGGTCCTCCCCCGAAGTGGGATCGGCGGGTACGGCGACGAGTTGACGATGAACGTCATCGACCGGTACGTCAACGTCGACTTCCTCCGACACCTGATTCTGCCAGCGCTGACGGGAGCGATCTACTACATGGCGACGCCCGCCCTCCTGATGCGAAATACCATGCTCGAGGTCCTGAAGGCCGACTTCATCGAGATCAAAAAGGCCGAAGGGCTGCCCGAGCGAACGGTACTGTACAAACACGCCGCACGCAACTCCGTGTTGCCGCTCGTGACGGTCGTCGCGATCGCAACCGGTGCCGCGATGGGCGGTTCGGTCATCATCGAGACCGTCTTCAACTGGCCGGGGATCGGCCGTGAGATGGTCGCGTCGGTGACCAGAAACGACTATCCGGTCGCGATGGCGGCCTTCTTCCTCATGGGAACCGCCGTGATCGTGATGAACTTCGTCGCCGACCTGGCGTACCTCTATCTCGACCCACGGGTGAAATACGAATGA
- a CDS encoding ABC transporter substrate-binding protein, producing the protein MRTNSRRSFLRSVGATGAVGTAALAGCAGVDTGADEDLGEPVPEIQFVFQTAGASPDRNELGHLVADNLEEIGFEVDRQEREFDPLVQQSVVEQDFDVSLLGWGGTPERIDPHIFLMDMHHSDFSMEGGRNTPGYNNPEYDEIAEMQAQEVDEDARRELVFEAQQMLSEDQPRCYIANEGGDHPYNSERLDSVNPTLGEGLNGFWNFLELEPADGVDEVTFGYGADIISLNPMQDLATPDRQFIRLIYDQLYRFGEDGDPVPWLAVDEPEISDDGTAFTVEIREGHTFHDGEEVTIDDVEFSFELFAEHSPTFQTYLEGIEEMETSGNEITFHLDEPDATFVSNALAQIYIFPEHIWAGIDDPTEQGDDEYIGSGPFVFEDWEREVEMQLRRFDDHFQPPNVERLIRVPGDAGTLIDQIEAHEIDMFGNEPTPVQAERIADDPDLGLATFEDIGHVKLSYNMRRDHMDDVHLRRAISYCVPKETFVEDIRGGMGTVTHSPIAQAVENWHNPDVRQYHENLEAAEEELEAGGYEWGSDGRLYYGE; encoded by the coding sequence ATGCGTACAAATTCACGCCGATCATTCCTTCGATCGGTTGGTGCAACAGGTGCTGTTGGGACGGCCGCTCTCGCAGGCTGTGCCGGTGTAGACACTGGCGCTGACGAGGATCTCGGGGAGCCAGTTCCGGAGATCCAGTTTGTCTTCCAGACTGCCGGAGCGAGTCCAGACCGGAACGAACTCGGTCATCTCGTCGCGGACAACCTCGAGGAGATTGGCTTCGAAGTCGATCGGCAAGAGCGTGAGTTCGATCCGCTCGTTCAGCAGTCCGTCGTCGAACAGGACTTCGACGTCTCGCTGCTCGGGTGGGGTGGAACACCGGAACGGATCGATCCGCACATCTTCCTGATGGACATGCACCACTCGGACTTCAGCATGGAAGGTGGACGGAACACGCCGGGCTACAATAACCCCGAGTACGACGAAATCGCCGAAATGCAGGCCCAGGAGGTAGACGAGGACGCTCGACGCGAACTGGTGTTCGAGGCACAGCAGATGCTGTCGGAAGATCAGCCACGCTGTTACATCGCGAACGAGGGTGGCGACCATCCGTACAACTCCGAGCGTCTCGACAGCGTGAATCCGACGTTGGGCGAAGGGCTCAACGGGTTCTGGAACTTCTTAGAGCTGGAGCCGGCCGACGGCGTCGACGAGGTGACGTTCGGGTACGGGGCCGACATCATCTCGCTGAACCCGATGCAGGACCTGGCGACGCCGGACCGCCAGTTCATCCGGCTCATCTACGATCAGCTCTACCGCTTCGGCGAGGACGGCGATCCGGTTCCGTGGCTGGCCGTCGACGAACCGGAGATTTCCGACGACGGGACGGCCTTCACCGTCGAAATCCGCGAGGGACACACGTTCCACGACGGCGAAGAAGTGACGATCGACGACGTCGAGTTCTCGTTCGAACTCTTCGCCGAACACTCCCCGACGTTCCAGACCTACCTCGAGGGAATCGAGGAGATGGAGACCAGCGGCAACGAGATCACCTTCCACCTCGACGAACCCGACGCGACGTTCGTGAGTAACGCGCTGGCACAGATCTACATCTTCCCCGAACACATCTGGGCCGGGATCGACGACCCGACCGAACAGGGAGACGACGAGTACATCGGCAGCGGCCCGTTCGTGTTCGAAGACTGGGAGCGCGAGGTCGAGATGCAGTTGCGCAGGTTCGACGACCACTTCCAGCCGCCGAACGTCGAGCGGCTCATCCGCGTTCCCGGCGACGCCGGCACCCTGATCGATCAGATCGAGGCACACGAGATCGACATGTTCGGCAACGAGCCGACGCCGGTCCAGGCCGAACGGATCGCCGACGATCCCGATCTGGGTCTGGCTACCTTCGAAGACATCGGCCACGTGAAGCTCTCGTACAACATGCGTCGCGATCACATGGACGACGTCCACCTCCGACGCGCGATCTCCTACTGTGTCCCCAAAGAAACCTTCGTCGAGGACATTCGCGGCGGGATGGGGACGGTAACCCACTCGCCGATCGCTCAGGCAGTCGAGAACTGGCACAACCCCGACGTGCGCCAATACCACGAGAACCTCGAGGCGGCCGAAGAAGAACTCGAGGCTGGCGGTTACGAGTGGGGAAGCGACGGCCGGCTCTACTACGGGGAATAA
- a CDS encoding class I SAM-dependent methyltransferase, with protein sequence MTTSSDDPESTGRENEGERTDGWDSSAYDGSHSFVYEYGEDVLDLLEPTPDERILDLGCGTGHLTARIADVGADVVGLDRSPEMLAQARERYPEHAFVRADAREFAFDDPFDAVFSNAALHWIDEQDQDAVLECVADALGPGGRFVAEFGGTGNVQTIVDAVATELERRGYPAANPWYFPSVGEYASALEAHGFEVRHARLFDRPTPLEDGDDGLSGWLEMFGDELLGPVPDDERDGFLEAVEDEAREDLYVDDDHWIADYRRLRVVAVLESA encoded by the coding sequence ATGACCACCTCGAGCGACGACCCCGAGTCGACCGGCCGCGAGAACGAGGGCGAGCGCACCGACGGGTGGGACTCGAGTGCCTACGACGGCAGCCACTCGTTCGTCTACGAGTACGGCGAGGACGTCCTCGACCTGCTCGAGCCAACTCCCGACGAGCGGATTCTCGACCTCGGCTGTGGGACCGGCCACCTGACTGCACGGATCGCCGACGTGGGGGCCGACGTCGTCGGTCTCGATCGCTCCCCCGAGATGCTCGCACAGGCCCGGGAGCGGTACCCGGAGCACGCGTTCGTCCGGGCCGACGCCCGCGAGTTCGCCTTCGACGACCCCTTCGACGCCGTCTTCTCGAACGCCGCGCTGCACTGGATCGACGAACAGGATCAGGACGCCGTCCTCGAGTGCGTCGCCGACGCGCTCGGCCCCGGTGGCCGGTTCGTCGCCGAGTTCGGCGGCACGGGCAACGTCCAGACGATCGTCGACGCGGTCGCCACCGAACTCGAGCGCCGGGGCTATCCGGCCGCGAACCCGTGGTACTTCCCGAGCGTCGGCGAGTACGCCAGCGCACTCGAGGCCCACGGCTTCGAGGTTCGCCACGCCCGGCTGTTCGACCGCCCGACGCCGCTCGAGGACGGCGACGATGGCCTGTCGGGATGGCTCGAGATGTTCGGCGACGAGTTACTGGGGCCGGTTCCCGACGACGAACGGGACGGGTTCCTCGAGGCGGTCGAAGACGAGGCGCGCGAGGACCTGTACGTGGACGACGATCACTGGATCGCCGACTACCGACGGCTCAGGGTCGTGGCCGTCCTCGAGTCGGCGTGA
- a CDS encoding NAD+ synthase — MIDLRFSEAELEQRREHITDFIREQADAAGVDGAVLGLSGGIDSTLTSYLAVEALGAEHVHGLVLPAEVSSDEHMSDAERVAEDLEIEYDVIEVEPIVDALLAAYPDAEGDQMAVGNARARVRAVLNYLVANHEERLVLGTGNRSEAAVGYFTKYGDGAVDCHPIGNLYKAQVRQLARHVGVPEDLATKTPTAELWADQTDEQEMGMGYDTLDSILVTHIDGPLSVDATSRLLEVDTETVEQVREMYAASTHKRHVPPAPEPLS; from the coding sequence ATGATCGACCTTCGGTTCTCTGAGGCGGAACTCGAACAGCGACGCGAGCACATCACCGACTTCATCCGCGAGCAGGCCGACGCCGCCGGCGTCGACGGGGCCGTGCTCGGCCTCTCGGGTGGGATCGACAGCACGCTCACGAGCTACCTCGCCGTCGAGGCGCTGGGAGCCGAGCACGTCCACGGCCTCGTCCTCCCGGCAGAGGTCAGCAGCGACGAGCACATGAGCGACGCCGAGCGCGTGGCCGAGGACCTCGAGATAGAGTACGACGTGATCGAGGTCGAACCGATCGTCGACGCGTTGCTCGCGGCCTACCCCGACGCCGAAGGCGACCAGATGGCCGTCGGGAACGCCCGCGCTCGCGTCCGGGCCGTGCTGAACTACCTCGTCGCGAACCACGAGGAGCGGCTGGTGCTCGGTACCGGTAACCGCAGCGAGGCCGCCGTCGGCTACTTCACCAAGTACGGCGACGGCGCGGTGGACTGTCACCCGATCGGGAACCTCTACAAGGCCCAGGTCCGCCAGCTGGCTCGCCACGTCGGCGTCCCCGAGGACCTCGCGACCAAGACGCCGACGGCGGAACTGTGGGCCGACCAGACCGACGAACAGGAGATGGGGATGGGCTACGACACGCTCGACTCGATCCTCGTCACCCACATCGACGGCCCGCTCTCGGTCGACGCCACCTCCCGCCTGCTCGAGGTCGACACAGAAACCGTCGAGCAGGTCCGCGAGATGTACGCGGCCAGTACCCACAAGCGTCACGTTCCGCCAGCGCCGGAGCCACTCTCCTGA
- a CDS encoding DUF7114 family protein, whose protein sequence is METADNCRRAAFEAVADVEPPRLHDLVETILEDASMVPGALTIESAACATSETGSVREEARENGDRNQENVDTHAAGVQLIYEGLRLTRTLAHEEPWSTGEETARTSEADLEILAADILVARGFYLLARTEAADKAVQTVRAFGRDQTHRVRDHPTVGSEDTAGDSRETDGVDASTLDGEANLERDVLELAVRTGAAAVGEHPSPRLLALADDLARSVGPSFPPTEECLSDGDLEARPSDATLDDGTTDRATSATDH, encoded by the coding sequence ATGGAGACGGCCGACAACTGTCGGCGTGCCGCGTTCGAAGCCGTCGCGGACGTCGAACCACCGCGGTTGCACGACCTCGTCGAGACCATCCTCGAGGACGCATCGATGGTCCCCGGCGCGCTCACGATAGAGAGCGCCGCCTGCGCCACGTCCGAGACGGGGAGCGTCCGCGAGGAAGCACGCGAGAACGGCGACCGCAACCAGGAGAACGTCGATACCCACGCCGCCGGCGTCCAGCTCATCTACGAAGGGCTGCGGCTCACCCGAACGCTTGCCCACGAAGAACCCTGGTCGACCGGCGAGGAGACGGCCCGGACCAGCGAAGCCGACCTCGAGATCCTCGCCGCCGACATCCTCGTCGCCCGCGGATTTTACCTCCTCGCGCGCACGGAGGCCGCCGACAAGGCCGTCCAGACCGTCCGGGCGTTCGGCCGCGATCAGACTCACAGGGTCCGCGATCACCCGACCGTCGGTTCCGAAGACACCGCCGGTGACTCACGAGAAACCGACGGAGTCGACGCATCGACCCTCGACGGCGAAGCCAACCTCGAGCGCGACGTCCTCGAACTCGCCGTCCGAACCGGCGCCGCAGCCGTCGGCGAGCACCCCTCCCCCCGACTCCTCGCACTCGCGGACGATCTCGCACGGAGCGTCGGCCCCTCGTTCCCACCGACCGAGGAGTGCCTGTCCGACGGCGACCTCGAGGCCCGCCCGTCCGACGCCACGCTCGATGATGGGACCACCGACCGGGCGACGTCGGCGACCGACCACTGA
- a CDS encoding RNA-guided endonuclease InsQ/TnpB family protein, whose translation MEYSHRYPAYPTQEVVAALDYHIDVHRQAYNYTLYEYENVDADDIGSAYKHHYRLPGWKDEFPIFSEVNSKALQRTVTRFYQNLDGRSEQKRNGNTVGKLNWKSPREFQSMTYSQSGFELTNTSGRHATLWLSKIGDIRIRYHREIPDEATIKEVTIKKETTDEWFVSFSLEVDDADLPEKPAVETLDTSNSVGIDLGILNYIHTSDGTTVEWLDLEDEYERLRREQRKLSRKEQGSNNYERQRREVAKITRHIRRKVLDYQHKITTWLVREHDAVFVEDLDVAGMLQGEGNARTKQDAAWRQFITLLEYKGDLYGTHVVQVEPEGTTKECASCGVETAKPIWVRDRSCPSCGFECDRDANAAMNVLQRGFSELGLGWPEETPVETALPTDTTQVSAKRVVEAGSLGVDRESKALS comes from the coding sequence ATGGAATACAGTCACCGCTACCCCGCCTACCCGACACAAGAGGTAGTGGCTGCACTGGACTACCACATCGACGTTCATCGCCAGGCGTACAACTACACCCTGTACGAATACGAAAACGTGGACGCCGATGACATTGGCTCCGCGTACAAGCATCACTACAGGCTTCCCGGGTGGAAAGACGAGTTCCCCATCTTTTCGGAGGTTAATTCGAAGGCGCTGCAACGAACCGTCACCAGATTCTACCAGAACCTCGATGGACGCTCCGAACAGAAACGAAATGGAAACACGGTCGGGAAACTCAACTGGAAGTCTCCACGGGAGTTCCAGAGCATGACGTACTCACAGTCTGGCTTCGAACTCACAAACACGAGTGGCCGACATGCGACGCTCTGGCTCTCGAAAATCGGAGATATCCGCATCCGCTACCACCGCGAAATCCCTGACGAAGCAACCATCAAAGAAGTCACGATCAAAAAGGAGACGACCGACGAGTGGTTCGTCTCCTTCAGCCTCGAAGTCGACGATGCCGATCTCCCCGAGAAACCCGCGGTAGAGACTCTCGACACGAGCAATAGCGTTGGCATCGACCTCGGCATCTTGAACTACATCCACACGAGTGACGGGACGACCGTGGAGTGGCTCGATCTCGAAGACGAATACGAGCGACTCCGCCGTGAGCAACGCAAACTCTCTCGCAAAGAGCAGGGGTCGAACAACTACGAGAGGCAACGTCGAGAAGTGGCGAAGATCACGCGTCACATCCGGCGGAAGGTACTCGACTATCAGCACAAGATCACGACGTGGCTCGTCCGTGAGCACGACGCCGTGTTCGTCGAAGACCTCGATGTAGCTGGGATGCTTCAGGGAGAGGGGAACGCCCGGACCAAGCAGGATGCAGCGTGGCGACAATTCATCACACTCCTCGAATACAAAGGCGACCTGTACGGCACGCACGTCGTACAGGTCGAACCCGAGGGAACGACAAAGGAATGTGCGTCGTGCGGTGTGGAGACGGCAAAACCCATCTGGGTGCGAGACCGTTCGTGCCCCTCGTGTGGGTTCGAATGCGATCGTGACGCGAACGCAGCGATGAACGTCCTGCAACGCGGCTTTTCTGAACTAGGGCTGGGATGGCCCGAAGAGACGCCTGTCGAGACTGCGCTCCCTACGGACACCACTCAGGTGTCTGCAAAGCGCGTCGTGGAAGCAGGAAGCCTCGGGGTCGATCGAGAGAGCAAAGCTCTCTCGTGA
- a CDS encoding enoyl-CoA hydratase/isomerase family protein, with protein MIGVTTDERQSIRTVTLARPDARNALTLDALEALEAAIADAEEPVIYLTGEGPAFCAGADLNAVADLDGDPDAAVAFAELGQRVARTIEASPAVVVAGIDGPARGGGLELALACDVRVGTPDSTYGEPGVTFGLFGAWGGTVRLPRVLGEGDALEFALSGRSVDAEEALRMGLISRIEDEPRTVAEEIAANAHDALGVLKRRIRDCAGEATKERREAAAFGDLVAAHADDVDALLE; from the coding sequence ATGATCGGGGTAACGACTGACGAACGGCAGTCGATTCGAACCGTCACGCTCGCCCGGCCCGACGCCCGTAACGCTCTCACCCTCGACGCTCTCGAGGCCCTCGAGGCGGCCATCGCGGACGCCGAGGAACCGGTAATCTATCTCACCGGCGAAGGACCGGCCTTCTGCGCCGGTGCTGATCTGAACGCCGTCGCCGACCTCGATGGCGATCCGGACGCCGCAGTCGCGTTCGCCGAACTGGGCCAGCGGGTCGCCCGGACGATCGAAGCGTCGCCCGCGGTCGTCGTCGCCGGCATCGACGGTCCCGCACGCGGCGGCGGTCTCGAACTCGCGCTCGCTTGCGACGTCCGCGTCGGCACGCCCGATTCGACGTACGGCGAACCGGGCGTCACCTTCGGTCTGTTCGGCGCCTGGGGCGGAACCGTCCGCTTGCCGCGCGTGCTGGGTGAAGGTGACGCCCTCGAGTTCGCCCTCTCCGGTCGCTCGGTCGATGCCGAGGAGGCTCTCCGGATGGGGCTCATCTCCCGGATCGAAGACGAGCCGCGGACGGTCGCCGAGGAAATCGCGGCGAACGCCCACGATGCGCTCGGCGTCCTCAAGCGCCGTATCCGGGATTGCGCTGGCGAGGCGACCAAGGAACGACGCGAGGCTGCAGCCTTCGGCGACCTCGTGGCGGCCCACGCCGACGACGTCGACGCGCTGCTCGAGTAG
- a CDS encoding ABC transporter permease produces the protein MSLETPPTDTDSLDRRKLRWQRRLEAVRNWLNVLKADRMGQIGLTILAVFFFIGVFARPIEISVGPVWATVQPFSLAPYEPGARVAGTGLQGPSWDHPLGTTHLGRDVLSQLLVATRVTLIVGVVAAFMAVFIGANVGIISAYYGGWVDDLLMRITDVVYGVPFLPFAIALVFIIGASLVNVIFAIVLILWRGTARVVRSQVLSHKQRPYVESARAIGASDFRIMYVQIMPNVLPLISLYAAFAVAWAVIAEASLSFLGLGPPGMISWGEMIYDVRSAGALREAWWWVFPPGIAIMLFVMSVFFIGRSLEKVVNPELRHSE, from the coding sequence ATGAGTCTTGAAACCCCTCCCACGGATACCGACTCGCTGGACCGACGCAAACTTCGCTGGCAGCGCCGCCTCGAGGCGGTCCGCAACTGGCTGAACGTTCTCAAAGCGGACCGAATGGGCCAGATCGGACTCACGATTCTGGCGGTGTTTTTCTTCATCGGGGTCTTCGCCCGTCCGATCGAGATTTCGGTTGGGCCCGTCTGGGCGACGGTCCAGCCGTTCTCGCTCGCACCCTACGAGCCCGGTGCCCGGGTCGCCGGAACGGGGCTCCAGGGGCCGTCGTGGGACCACCCGCTCGGTACGACACACCTCGGTCGGGACGTCCTCTCCCAGCTGCTCGTCGCGACTCGAGTGACGCTGATCGTCGGCGTCGTCGCAGCGTTCATGGCCGTCTTCATCGGTGCGAACGTCGGCATCATCAGCGCCTACTACGGCGGCTGGGTCGACGACCTCCTGATGCGCATTACCGACGTCGTCTACGGCGTTCCGTTCCTGCCCTTTGCCATCGCACTGGTGTTCATCATCGGTGCCAGTCTGGTCAACGTCATCTTCGCGATCGTATTGATCCTCTGGCGTGGCACCGCCCGCGTCGTTCGGTCACAGGTACTGAGTCACAAACAACGGCCGTACGTCGAGAGCGCCCGAGCGATCGGCGCGAGTGACTTTCGGATCATGTACGTCCAGATCATGCCGAACGTCCTGCCACTGATCTCGCTGTACGCCGCCTTCGCGGTGGCGTGGGCGGTGATCGCAGAGGCGAGTCTCTCGTTCCTCGGACTCGGCCCACCGGGGATGATCTCCTGGGGCGAGATGATCTACGACGTCCGCAGCGCCGGTGCCCTCCGCGAGGCGTGGTGGTGGGTGTTCCCACCGGGCATCGCCATCATGCTGTTCGTGATGTCGGTGTTCTTCATCGGCCGCTCGCTCGAGAAAGTAGTCAACCCAGAACTGCGCCACTCCGAATAA